CTGACCCAAGGTTAAAACCGCCAATCACCCGCACAAGTCCGGCGCCGGACAACCTTCTTTAACCACAACTGCACCCATGGGGACTGGCTCCCGCGACGCCAAGCACCCCAGCCGCGTAAGCGTCCCCAAGGGGACTGGCTCCCGCGACAAAAACCACCCCAGCCGCGCAAGCGCCCCAAACCACCCCAGAATCGCGGGTGCCTGTACCCGCAGAAAAACGCCCCCCGTCCCACGCGCACCCGCCCCAGGGACTGCGGCGTCCCATCACCACGGATACCAGCAGCCCGCGCGCGACCGAAAACGAGCCCAACAAAGCCGCTACACGGCCAACCGGCGCGGCTGTCCCGTCACTCCCCAAGGGGACTGGCTCCCGCGACGCCAACCACCCCAGCCGCCAAAACCCCGCCAGCCGCCCCGATCGCGCGGAATTCCGCCTGTTCCCGCCCGCGTGCTACACTACCGGCCACAAATTAACCCGCGCCAGTACACGCAAGGAGCCGCGCATGGAAATCGGAACAGGATCGCATCGCTACCGGGTTTTGGACCGCTGGGGACACTTCCCCGAATCGTTGAAAATCGGCACGACCCACGCCGTGGTGGAGGATCGCCAGGGGCGTATCTTCATCCACCACACGGGCCCGGAATGCACCGTGATCTGCGACCCGGACGGCGAGGTGTTGTCCCACTGGGGCGCGACGTGGCATGCGGGCGCGCACGGCATGATCCTGAACGCGGAGGCGGACGGCGAGTTTCTCTATTGCGCCGCGACATCCGCGCACGCCATGGTGAAAACCAGGCTGGATGGCGAGGAGGTCCTGCGGATCGGGACGCCGCCACGGAGCGATATTTACGATGCCGATCGCCTTTTTGTGCCGACCGAGACCGCCGTAGCCGGGAATGGCGATATCTACATCGCTGATGGCTACGGGCAGAGCTGGATTCACCGATACTCGAAGGAGGGCGAGTATATCGACTCCTTCGGCGGGCCCGGCGATGGTCCCGGCCAGTTGAGCTGCCCGCATGGCCTGAAGGTTGATCGGCGGAGTGGCGAGGAGCGGCTGCTGGTCGCGGACCGGCGGAATGTGCGGCTCCAGTACTTCACGCTGGACGGCGCCTGCCTTTCCGAGGTAAACGAAGAACTTCGCTTCCCGTGCACCGTCAATCCGTGGAACGACGAACTCTACATTCCGGATCTTCACTCGCGCATTACGATATTCGATCGGGACGACCGCCTTATTGCGCACCTGGGCGACCGTCCGGACTGTTGGAAGAAGGAGGGGTGGCCCAACCTGCCGGAATCGGACTGGGTCCCCGGCGCCTTTTCCTCGCCTCACGACCTCCACGTGGACCGATCGGGAACGATCTACGTTGCCGAATGGATGTCCAACGAAGTGGGGAAGATTACGAAACTGGTGCGGCTCTAAACGGCGGGTATGCGCCGGCGTGTTCCCCTTGCTCGCAAGAATGGAGACGCCGGAGAGCACCTGGTCTGCCGTCCCTGTAGTCGCTGTTGTCCCTGATACGTTCCATGCAAGCGGCCCGGATTGAAGGTTGCCCACCATAATCATAAGGAATACGCCAGCATGCTGCCGCGCTCACTTTCCCTTGTTCTCACAGGATTCTTCGCCACCATGACTGCCTTCGCCGATATCCAGCCGACCAATCTCCGCTGCGAATACAAGACCGATCCTCTGGGCATTGACGCCGCCAAGCCGCGCCTGACGTGGACGCTGAAGGCGGACGCCCCCGCGCAAGTGCAATCGGCGTACCAGATCATGGTGGCGAGCTCACCCGAGGCGCTGGCGGCGGACCGGGGCGATCGCTGGGATTCCGGGCGGGTGGAATCGGACGACACCACGTTTATCGAATACGCTGGCGCGCCTTTGAAATCGCGCGATCACTGCTACTGGAAAGTCCGCGTGTGGGACGGCGATGGCCATCCCTCTGCGTGGAGCGCGCCCGCCCTGTGGAGCATGGGCCTGCTCGCGCCCGCGGACTGGTCGGCGGATTGGATCGGATACGACGCGCCCGTGGAGGCGCCCGAGGCCGCCGCGCCACCGGCGCAGGAGATGGGCGACGCCCAGTGGATCTGGTACCCTGAGGGCAACCCCGCCGAATCCGCTCCCGTGGGCGATGTCTACTTCCGCACCACCTTCACGGTGGAATCCGGGCGCCAGATAGCGCAGGCCGGCCTGTACATCACCGCCGACAACTCCGCGCGGGCCTATCTGAATGGCGTGGAACTGCAGGGGGTAGTGACCGCGTTTAATCAGATTATGCTCATCGACCTGACCAGCTTCCTGGCTCCGGGGGAGCATGTCCTCGCGATTCTCGGGCAGAACCTGGGCGATGCGCCGAATCCCGCCGGGATGATCGCCCGCGTGGTCATCGACTACGCCAGCGGAGCCCCGGCCCATTTCGAGAGCGGGCCGGATTGGAAGTGCGCGCGGGGCGAGAAACCCGCCGGTTGGAACACGACGGAGTACGATGACGCGCGTTGGGCCGCCGCCACGGCCATAGGGCCCGTGGGCACGCCGCCCTGGCCCGTGCCGAAGTTCCCGAAGCCCATGGAACTGCCGCCGCCGCCCCAGCTCCGAAAGGAATTTACCGCCGCGAACGACGTGGTCCGCGCGACGCTCTACGCCACAGCGTTTGGCAATTACGAGGCCTACCTTAATGGCCAGCGTGTCGGGGACTTCGTCTTCGCCCCGGGCTTCACGGACTACCACAAGCGCGTCTATTACCAGACCTACGATGTGACCGGCCTGATCCGCCCGGGCGCGGAGAACGCCTTCACCGCGCTGCTGGGCGATGGCTGGTATGCGGGCTACCTGGGCTTCCTGCCGCAGTTGCCCGTGGACAACGCGCGCGATCACTACGGCGACCAGCCGCGCTTCCGCGGGCAGCTTGAAATCGAATACGCCGACGGCCGCACCGAAACTATTGCGACGGATGGCGCCTGGAAGGCCGCCTACGGCCACATCCGCGAGTCGGACATGCTCATGGGCGAGACCCACGATTATGCGCAGGCGACGGACGGCTGGCAAATGCCGGGATTCGACGACAGCGCCTGGGACGCCGTGGCGACGGGGACGCCGCACGACGTGCCGGTGCAGGCCCACCCGGGCACGCCCGTCACGGCGCACGAACGCATCGCCGCCCAGTCGGTCAACGAGGTGGAGCCGGGGGTATTCGTGTACAACCTCGGGCAAAACCTGGCTGGCTGGGCCGAGATCCGGCTGGATGGACGCGCCGGCCAGCGGATCCGCGTCCGCCACGGCGAAATGCTGAATCCGGACAGTTCGCTCTACACCACGAACCTGCGGAAGGCGCGCGCGATCGACACGTATACCCTCGCGGAAGACGGCCCCGTAACGCTCGCGCCGCATTTCACCTTCCACGGTTTCCAGTACGTGGAGATCACCGGCGTTGACCGGGCCCTGCCGCTGGAAAACGTCGTGGGCGTCGTCTTGCAGTCCGTGATCGAGCCGGCGGGCCACTTCGAGTGCTCCGAGCCCCTTCTGAACCAGCTCTTTCACAACATCATCTGGGGCCAGAAGGGTAACTACCTCGAAATTCCCACCGATTGTCCCCAGCGCGACGAGCGCATGGGCTGGACGGGCGACGCGCAGTTTTTCACGCCCACGGCGTTGTTCAACATGGACTGCGGCGCCTTTTTCACCAAGTGGCTGGTGGATCTCATCCAGGATTCGCAACTGGAGGACGGATCCTTCGCCGACGTGGCGCCGCACGTGGCGCTGGGCGGCGGGGCGGTGGCCTGGGGCGACGCGGCCATGATTTGCACCTACCAGCTGTACCGCTACTATGGGGATACGCGAATTATCGCGGACCACTTCCCCAACCTCGTGCGCGGGATGGAGTTCCTCGAAAGGACGAGCGAGAACGGCATCCGGTCGAAGGTCGGCTACGGCGACTGGCTGAACAAGGCCGGCGGTGCGAAGGACGAGGTCATCGCCACCGCCTACTTTGCGTACCTCGCCGGGCTCATGCGCGAAATGGCCGAGGTTATCGGCGAGACGGACAAAGCGGCGTACTACGAGGGCCTCGCGAAGGATGTAAAGGACGCCTTCATCACGAATTTCATCGATGCGGAAGGCAAGATTCTGGAGAGCAGCCAGACCGGCTACGCGCTGGCCTTCACAATGGATCTGGTGCCGGAAGCGCTAAAAGACAAGGCCGCCGCACAGTTCGAGGCGGAGATCGCGCGCTTCGACCATCACCTGGCCACGGGTTTCATTGGCACGCCGCGCCTGCTGCCCGGCTTGGCGGAGGCGGGCAAGATTGACCTGGCCTACCGGCTCCTGATGAACACGGGCTATCCCTCCTGGCTCTTCCAGGTGACCCAGGGCGCCACCACGATGTGGGAGCGCTGGGACGGCTGGACGCCCGACGAGGGTTTCCAGGATCCGGGCATGAATTCCTTCAACCACTACGCCTTCGGGGCCGTGGGCGAATGGCTCTACAGCGCCATCGGCGGTATCGCGCCGTTGACACCGGGTTTCAAGACATTCGAGATCGCCCCGAAGCCCGGCGGCGGGCTGACCTGGGCGAAGACGCATTACCGCTCGATCCACGGGCTGATCCGCTCCGAGTGGAAGATCGAGGGCGATCGGTTCACGCTGGAGATCGAAATTCCCGTGAACACGGAGGCTTCGATCAAGTTGCCCGCGTCGCACCGGAACACGGTCCTGCTGGACGGCCGCCCAGCGCCGGGCGACGAGGGCGCGCTGACGTTGCCCTCCGGCGTCTACACCATTACCGCCACGGCGGGCTGATACAAGACCTGATCAAGCGGCCGCGCGCCGGACGGGGTGTGCGGTCGCTTTGCATTTCGTAACAGTTTGGCCGTCTGAAGCAAAGAAGATTTTCAACCACGAATGAACACGAATTCACACGAATAAGAGAGACTATTGACCCGGTTCGAAGACTCAAATGGAACGGTAGTCCGCCTTTTATCCTTTGAGCCTATGAGGGGGAGAGCATTCATTATATTCAGATCTTTCTGTGCGGATCCGCGCGAAATTTTGGGAAGACTCCTTCTTTGGGGCGAAAGGGTTGAGCTATGTTCTCCGCGGCCAATCGGGTTTCTCGCTGCTTGGATGCGTGGTTGCGGGCCTGGGTTAAGGTCGGCTTCATGAACTGCATCTCAGTTACTTATTCGTGTCTATTCGTGTCTATTCGTGGTTAAACTGCTATTCAACTTCAGACGGCTAAAGTGTTACGAATAATCCTGTAAATCTTGTTAACTTGTGAGTGCCGTATTCTCGGCGATGTAGGCATTCTTTTTCATGCCGCGGGTTGCTGTGTTGCTTTGGCTCTGTCGATGTCCATTCTTTCCTGTATGAATTTTGCGAGGATAGGGGCCGGGGAGGAATCGGCGAGAAAATGGGGCAGGGTGTTTTTGAGGGCTGCTGCGACGACGGCTTCGGAGGGTGCGATTCCGGGCCGTATGGTTCGCAGCCAGGAGCCGAAGGAGCGCCAGACGAGCTTTGGTTCGGTGGTGGCTATGGCGGCCATGATCCCCTGGGCGATGAGGCCCAGTTGTATGTGCCGGTGGTAGGCGTCCATTTTTCTTCGTACGGCGTCCCGGTATTTTTCGGGCTTGCGGTGGAGGTGCTGGTCTTTGGCCTTTTTCTTGATGGGGTCCATTTGCGCCATCCAGAAGTGATAGAGGTAGGCGCCGACGGTGCGCAGGGCGGCCTTGAAGCTCACTTCGATTTTGAAGCGGTAGCCGTATAGCCGGATGACATCAAGGGGTTCGAGGGAGAGATCGGTGGTCATCAGTATCAGCCTGCCGCGCGTGGGGTGTTCGACGGCCACAAAGCGGACGGGTACGCCCAGGGGGCGCCACAGGAGGTCTTGCGTCCAGACGCGCAGGATGACGCCGGACTCGCCATAGACGGGGCTTTGGAGCTCGCCGGCCTCCCCGGGCTCCTCGAACAGGCTCCGGAGGGCCACTTTCTCCCCGTAGGTTCTGGGCCTGCCGCGCCGGCGCTTTTCCGGGGCGGGCGCGGGCCGGTAGGCGACGGCGTTGTTCCGGACGCGGGTGACCAGGTGCTGGCCCCTGCCCAGGAGGGGCAGCGCTATCTTGCGTGAGGCGTAGTAGGCGTCGGCCACAAAATAGTAGGGCGCATCGAGCCCCAGCGCGCCCAGGAGCAACATCATCTTGTCCAGGAGGGTTCGCTGGTCGCGGTTGGAGAACACAAGCCCCTCGTGGATGCGGGCCGCGAGCGGGATGGCGACAAAGCTCATGAGGCCCCCGGCAAGAATGGCGACGGCCTGGCAGGAATGGCCGAGGATGTAGGCGGGCTTGGTGTTGGACTCGCCGCCCTGGTGCAGGCGCTTGACGCCGGGCATCTTCTTGCCGGCCTTGGGGACCTTGATGCCGTCGCCCAGGAGCACGAGCCGCCCGTTCACGCGGGTCAGGCCCGGATGGCGCTCCACGACCAGGGCCGCCCACAAGCGGGTGAGCTTTTCCACGCGCAGGGACGGGCTGTGGAAGAAATCGAGCAGGCGGTCGTAATACATCCCCTTCAGCCCCAGGGCCCGCACGGTGCTGGTGACGCCCCACAGGTCCCCGCGCACGCAAAATCCGGCCAGTGCGACGCACATCCACAGAAAGGTTCTCTGGCGCGCGCAGGCGCCGCGCAGGGGCTCGCACCAGCCCCACCATTGAGTCCATAGCGACATGAAGCGTTCCTCCATTGGCCCTTGACTTGAGCGGGCGCGTTATGTATCATATAAATGATACATAAAATGGTATAAAGTCAAGGAAAAAATGGAGGGTTGGAAAATTGGACGGGACAAAGCGGATCGAGCGCCGGATCGAGAAGATAAAACAGGCGCTGGCGGAGCTGGGCGACATGCGGCCCGGCTCGCTCTCCACCCAAACCCGCGCCTGGGGCGGAAAGTACCACCAGCTGAGCTACACCCACCAGGGAAAGGGCCGCACCGAGTATGTTCCCCCGGCCCGCGTCAAGGAGGTAAAGCGGCAACTCGCGACCTACAAAAAATTCAAGGAGCTGACCAGCGAGTGGACCGCGCTGGCCATCGAACTATGCAAGCTCCGGCAGGCCGAAAAGGAGGACGCTTAGATCGAGAAGACGGTACTCACGAGTTGTTAATCCTGTCTAAACAAATCTTCTAGCCGGCCGGCGCCAGATCCGCAATGTAGAAGCTGCCGTAGGTGTGCACGCGGTCGTGACGGTGCAGTTCCTCGGCCTGTTCTTTGCGGTAGCGCAGCAGTTCATCCACGCGGACAGTCCGCCCGTTGCGCTCGACCTCCAGCGCATTGACGAAATCGGTATTCATTCCGCCGCTGCGCCAGATGATGCGCGCGTTTTCGCTCGCCCTGTCCACGATCGCCTGCCACTCCCGGGTCAGTTCGCGGTTGGGGTCGGTCCAGAGCCAGTCCATGTGGTCGAGCAGTACGAAACGCGAGATCTCGCCATCGTACCCCTCCAGAAACTTGCGGACCGTACCCGTATTCACGGAAACCGCCTCCGCCGCGCCGTCCTTGAGGCACTGGAAACCCTCGGGCTTGAGGTATTCGGGGCAACATGTCGGGGTATAGGCGCCGGTGAGATAGACGCGCCAGAAGTAGTTATCGTGCAGGGGCAGATGCCCGAAGACCGCATCGATGCAACCTTCCACAAAACCGACGATGCCGCCCTCATGGCCCTGCTCCACCGTCTCGCGCTGGCGTAACGGCACACCGAGCATGCTGAGGGTCATATCGCGGTCGATGAACCAGCGGACATAGCGATTCCAGAAGCGCTCGCGAATTTCCTCGTAATAGAGCCGGCGCTGTTCCTCGATGCATTCGCTCGCGAGGAGGGCGTCGATCCCATCCCGCAGCGCCGGTTTGAAGTCCAGGTAGCGGTTGATGATCCAGGCGAAGGCCCCGGAGGTCCCCCGGAAATAGAAGCTCTTCCCCGAGTGCGCCGGGTCGAAGAAGTCCCAGTTGCGATCCCAGTAGGCCTTCGCCGGTTCGGAAAGACCGGTTCGCAGGTGGTTGCGATACAGCCGCTGAAAGTCCGCCTTACGTCCCTTGCCGAAGACCTCGAAGAAGTCCTCGTAGTCCAGGGTGCGGATCCCGGCAAGCTTCAGTTCCAGCAGCGCGTTCTGCCGGTGGTTCATATCCACGGTATGCACGCGCCCCGCGCCCGCCAGCGCATAGTCCAGCGCGTTGCAGCCCGCGGAGGTAATGACCAGCACCGAGTCCGCGGGGGTGAGATCCAGCGCCTGCCGGTCGATGCGCGGGTCTTCCCAGCAGGTGTTGTAGACCAGATTGCTGGCGTGAATGCGGTTGAAACAGAACTGGCTCACGAACTGGCTTGGCATCATGTCGCTGGGTCCCGGGACGCGGTTGGGGAGTAAGACGGGGTCAGGGTACAACCCCTGCGTCAGAAGCGAATGAGCCGATGGTTAAAGGCGGGTGAATTCCGCTATTCGCCTTGCGCCTGCTTTTCTTGAAGCACCTTCTCCCGCGCCTCCGCGACCGCCTTGTGGAGGCGCTTTTTCACCTTGTTCACGAACCATTTCACCACGGGCACGCGCTCGTAGATGTACTCGCCCATGTCGAAGTAGTCGCGGTGGTAGATGATCTTGTCGCTTTCGCCGAATTTCAGGTGGGAGACGCCGTCGATGGTGAAGGGCTCGCCCTTGTTCAGGCCCTTGGTGGTGAGGGTCATGGTCCAGACGAGGACGTGGGTGTCGCGGTCGATGACTTCGTCGTGGTAGGTCCACCGGATGTCGGTGACGTACTGGTACATGGCCTCCATGTAG
This sequence is a window from Candidatus Hydrogenedentota bacterium. Protein-coding genes within it:
- a CDS encoding nuclear transport factor 2 family protein, with protein sequence MNTIALTLGLLLATTEGAMTTTTTTESRSERIRNAYDDVRVDNLYLLDSLYDENMVFQDPLDRMEGLNEFKIYMEAMYQYVTDIRWTYHDEVIDRDTHVLVWTMTLTTKGLNKGEPFTIDGVSHLKFGESDKIIYHRDYFDMGEYIYERVPVVKWFVNKVKKRLHKAVAEAREKVLQEKQAQGE
- a CDS encoding family 78 glycoside hydrolase catalytic domain — its product is MTAFADIQPTNLRCEYKTDPLGIDAAKPRLTWTLKADAPAQVQSAYQIMVASSPEALAADRGDRWDSGRVESDDTTFIEYAGAPLKSRDHCYWKVRVWDGDGHPSAWSAPALWSMGLLAPADWSADWIGYDAPVEAPEAAAPPAQEMGDAQWIWYPEGNPAESAPVGDVYFRTTFTVESGRQIAQAGLYITADNSARAYLNGVELQGVVTAFNQIMLIDLTSFLAPGEHVLAILGQNLGDAPNPAGMIARVVIDYASGAPAHFESGPDWKCARGEKPAGWNTTEYDDARWAAATAIGPVGTPPWPVPKFPKPMELPPPPQLRKEFTAANDVVRATLYATAFGNYEAYLNGQRVGDFVFAPGFTDYHKRVYYQTYDVTGLIRPGAENAFTALLGDGWYAGYLGFLPQLPVDNARDHYGDQPRFRGQLEIEYADGRTETIATDGAWKAAYGHIRESDMLMGETHDYAQATDGWQMPGFDDSAWDAVATGTPHDVPVQAHPGTPVTAHERIAAQSVNEVEPGVFVYNLGQNLAGWAEIRLDGRAGQRIRVRHGEMLNPDSSLYTTNLRKARAIDTYTLAEDGPVTLAPHFTFHGFQYVEITGVDRALPLENVVGVVLQSVIEPAGHFECSEPLLNQLFHNIIWGQKGNYLEIPTDCPQRDERMGWTGDAQFFTPTALFNMDCGAFFTKWLVDLIQDSQLEDGSFADVAPHVALGGGAVAWGDAAMICTYQLYRYYGDTRIIADHFPNLVRGMEFLERTSENGIRSKVGYGDWLNKAGGAKDEVIATAYFAYLAGLMREMAEVIGETDKAAYYEGLAKDVKDAFITNFIDAEGKILESSQTGYALAFTMDLVPEALKDKAAAQFEAEIARFDHHLATGFIGTPRLLPGLAEAGKIDLAYRLLMNTGYPSWLFQVTQGATTMWERWDGWTPDEGFQDPGMNSFNHYAFGAVGEWLYSAIGGIAPLTPGFKTFEIAPKPGGGLTWAKTHYRSIHGLIRSEWKIEGDRFTLEIEIPVNTEASIKLPASHRNTVLLDGRPAPGDEGALTLPSGVYTITATAG
- a CDS encoding BtaA family protein, which codes for MPSQFVSQFCFNRIHASNLVYNTCWEDPRIDRQALDLTPADSVLVITSAGCNALDYALAGAGRVHTVDMNHRQNALLELKLAGIRTLDYEDFFEVFGKGRKADFQRLYRNHLRTGLSEPAKAYWDRNWDFFDPAHSGKSFYFRGTSGAFAWIINRYLDFKPALRDGIDALLASECIEEQRRLYYEEIRERFWNRYVRWFIDRDMTLSMLGVPLRQRETVEQGHEGGIVGFVEGCIDAVFGHLPLHDNYFWRVYLTGAYTPTCCPEYLKPEGFQCLKDGAAEAVSVNTGTVRKFLEGYDGEISRFVLLDHMDWLWTDPNRELTREWQAIVDRASENARIIWRSGGMNTDFVNALEVERNGRTVRVDELLRYRKEQAEELHRHDRVHTYGSFYIADLAPAG
- a CDS encoding transposase, which gives rise to MSLWTQWWGWCEPLRGACARQRTFLWMCVALAGFCVRGDLWGVTSTVRALGLKGMYYDRLLDFFHSPSLRVEKLTRLWAALVVERHPGLTRVNGRLVLLGDGIKVPKAGKKMPGVKRLHQGGESNTKPAYILGHSCQAVAILAGGLMSFVAIPLAARIHEGLVFSNRDQRTLLDKMMLLLGALGLDAPYYFVADAYYASRKIALPLLGRGQHLVTRVRNNAVAYRPAPAPEKRRRGRPRTYGEKVALRSLFEEPGEAGELQSPVYGESGVILRVWTQDLLWRPLGVPVRFVAVEHPTRGRLILMTTDLSLEPLDVIRLYGYRFKIEVSFKAALRTVGAYLYHFWMAQMDPIKKKAKDQHLHRKPEKYRDAVRRKMDAYHRHIQLGLIAQGIMAAIATTEPKLVWRSFGSWLRTIRPGIAPSEAVVAAALKNTLPHFLADSSPAPILAKFIQERMDIDRAKATQQPAA